The genomic segment TCATGTGGTTGATTGTAGCGGATCATCCATATGTTGATGGGAACAAACGAACGGCACTCTGGTCAGCAGCCTATCTCTACGATCTGAACGGTTACCAGTTAGAACCTGACGACACTATCCGGACGATCCTCCGGGATCTTGCGACAGATGCGGAGGATGTTGATCTTTCACGGGTTGAAGACTATCTTCACCAGCGAACGATCCACGAAAACGACTAAGACTCACTATGACGTATACAAATTCATCAGAGGCTGATTCAATGTCTGAAGAACACAGGGATGATGAGGCTGATCGGCGTAAGCGGGCGGCCCAGTTTGCTGATCGGTATATCGACGAGCATCGAGAGTTGTTCGTGAAGCTTGAAGACGAGTAGCTCTGTTGAAATCCTCAGCCACTACCAAAAACGGAGTGGAAATTGGTAGATACAGGTCAAGTAGATAACAGAGTAGCAATCGACT from the Halalkalicoccus subterraneus genome contains:
- a CDS encoding type II toxin-antitoxin system death-on-curing family toxin — translated: MWLIVADHPYVDGNKRTALWSAAYLYDLNGYQLEPDDTIRTILRDLATDAEDVDLSRVEDYLHQRTIHEND